Genomic segment of Sulfitobacter faviae:
TCAAGGCGCCCGATGACACCGAACGCTATTTCGCGCTGACCGAGGTTACCAAGATCAACTTCGAGGCGCCCGAGAAGGCGCGCCACAAGGTCGCCTTTGAGAACCTCACGCCGCTTTACCCCGACGAGCGTCTGACGATGGAGGTTGATGACCCCACGATCAAGGACCGCTCGGCGCGGATCATCGATCTGGTCTCACCCATCGGTAAGGGCCAGCGTTCGCTGATCGTGGCCCCGCCGCGCACCGGTAAGACCGTGCTGCTGCAGAACATCGCCAACAGCATCGAGAAGAACCACCCCGAGTGTTATCTCATCGTGCTTCTGATCGACGAACGCCCCGAGGAAGTGACCGACATGCAGCGTTCGGTGAAAGGGGAGGTCGTCTCTTCCACCTTCGACGAGCCGGCCACCCGTCACGTCGCGGTTTCCGAGATGGTCATCGAAAAAGCCAAGCGTCTTGTCGAACACAAGCGCGACGTTGTCATCCTGCTCGATTCGATCACCCGTCTGGGCCGTGCCTTCAACACCGTGGTTCCGTCCTCGGGCAAGGTTCTGACCGGCGGTGTCGACGCCAACGCCCTGCAGCGCCCCAAACGTTTCTTCGGTGCCGCGCGGAACATCGAAGAGGGCGGATCGCTCACCATCATCGCCACCGCGCTGATCGACACCGGCAGCCGCATGGACGAGGTGATCTTTGAAGAGTTCAAGGGCACCGGCAACTCCGAGATCGTGCTCGACCGCAAGATCGCAGACAAACGTGTCTTCCCGGCGATCGACATCCTCAAGTCTGGCACCCGGAAAGAGGACCTGCTTGTCGACAAGGTGGACCTGCAAAAAACCTTCGTCCTGCGCCGCATCCTCAACCCGATGGGCACCACCGACGCCATCGAATTCCTGCTCGGCAAGCTCA
This window contains:
- the rho gene encoding transcription termination factor Rho — translated: MTTETLNLADLKAQTPKNLLAMAEELEIENASTMRKGEMMFQILRERADDGWEISGDGVLEVLQDGFGFLRSPEANYLPGPDDIYVSPDMIRKWSLRTGDTIEGLIKAPDDTERYFALTEVTKINFEAPEKARHKVAFENLTPLYPDERLTMEVDDPTIKDRSARIIDLVSPIGKGQRSLIVAPPRTGKTVLLQNIANSIEKNHPECYLIVLLIDERPEEVTDMQRSVKGEVVSSTFDEPATRHVAVSEMVIEKAKRLVEHKRDVVILLDSITRLGRAFNTVVPSSGKVLTGGVDANALQRPKRFFGAARNIEEGGSLTIIATALIDTGSRMDEVIFEEFKGTGNSEIVLDRKIADKRVFPAIDILKSGTRKEDLLVDKVDLQKTFVLRRILNPMGTTDAIEFLLGKLKQTKSNSDFFDSMNT